The bacterium genome includes a window with the following:
- a CDS encoding metal ABC transporter permease — MEALAFLLYPFPGCVLLILIHAYSGIHILERGIIFVDLAMAQFIALGIAMAFLAGHEDAVHRTAYAILFAVLGASILSMTRRIRRIVNMEAFIGVLYIFSLAGSILILDRTPHGLEEFRTILNGNILWVTPSDLLKTFLLYAAIGLLHLIFRKKFFALSYEESNGPFWEFLFFVSFAFVLVSSVQLAGILQVFSFLVIPALIGRLFTRSPMKILIGGWGIGLAASMVGITLSYKLDLPTAPLIVASLSVAFFLLLILRIGRMRRTESLMNAEPSKTQGETGR, encoded by the coding sequence ATGGAGGCCCTTGCCTTTCTGCTGTACCCCTTCCCGGGGTGTGTGCTCCTGATCCTTATCCACGCCTATTCCGGGATCCACATCCTGGAGCGCGGGATCATCTTCGTGGATCTGGCGATGGCGCAGTTCATCGCATTGGGGATCGCCATGGCGTTCCTGGCGGGGCACGAGGACGCGGTGCACCGCACCGCCTACGCCATCCTGTTCGCGGTCCTGGGGGCCTCCATCCTGTCCATGACCCGGAGGATCCGCCGGATCGTCAACATGGAGGCCTTCATCGGGGTCCTTTACATCTTCTCTCTCGCGGGGAGCATCCTGATCCTCGACCGGACGCCGCACGGCCTCGAGGAGTTCCGGACGATTCTCAACGGGAACATCCTGTGGGTGACGCCATCGGATCTTCTGAAGACGTTCCTCCTGTACGCCGCGATCGGCCTGCTCCACCTGATCTTCCGGAAAAAGTTCTTCGCCTTGTCCTACGAGGAGAGCAACGGCCCCTTCTGGGAATTCCTGTTTTTCGTGAGCTTCGCCTTTGTCCTCGTCAGCTCCGTGCAACTTGCGGGCATCCTGCAGGTGTTCTCGTTTCTCGTGATCCCGGCGCTCATCGGAAGGCTTTTCACGCGCTCCCCGATGAAGATCCTGATCGGCGGATGGGGAATCGGGTTGGCCGCCAGCATGGTAGGCATCACCTTATCCTACAAGCTGGATCTTCCCACGGCGCCGTTGATCGTCGCTTCCTTGAGCGTCGCCTTCTTCCTGCTGCTGATCCTTCGGATCGGGCGGATGCGGCGAACCGAATCCTTGATGAATGCCGAACCATCCAAAACACAGGGGGAAACCGGGAGATGA
- a CDS encoding inorganic phosphate transporter produces MPDAPLILLGLVIIAALGFDFINGFHDTANAIATSISTRALSIRNAILMAAGLNFLGAFVSTHVATTIGKGIVDPGDVTQIVVLAALAGAIFWDLLTWHYGIPASSSHAIIGGLIGAVVAARGFHPLQWGGISKILIAIVVSPVAGTFVAFLLMVAIFWAFRNHHPSPLNRAFRKMQVFSAAFMAFSHGSNDAQKSMGIITLALVSYGAMPVFHVPLWVIASCATAMALGTAMGGWRIIKTVGTDFVELQPVHGFCAETSSAGVILTATAMGIPISTTHVITSAILGVGLSQGRKKVNWSVGIRIVWAWILTIPASAAAGYFAFRVLSPFLVKM; encoded by the coding sequence ATGCCTGACGCGCCGCTGATCCTGCTCGGGCTCGTGATCATCGCGGCTCTCGGGTTCGACTTCATCAACGGTTTCCACGACACGGCGAACGCCATCGCGACGTCCATCTCCACCCGGGCCCTCTCCATCCGCAACGCCATCCTGATGGCGGCGGGGCTCAACTTCCTGGGGGCCTTCGTCTCGACCCACGTGGCGACGACGATCGGGAAGGGGATCGTCGACCCGGGAGACGTCACCCAGATCGTGGTCCTGGCGGCCCTGGCGGGGGCGATCTTCTGGGACCTGCTCACCTGGCACTACGGAATCCCGGCGTCTTCCTCCCACGCGATCATCGGGGGGCTGATCGGCGCGGTGGTCGCGGCGCGGGGGTTTCACCCGCTCCAGTGGGGCGGGATCTCGAAGATCCTGATCGCCATCGTCGTCTCCCCCGTCGCGGGGACGTTCGTCGCGTTCCTCCTCATGGTCGCCATTTTCTGGGCCTTCCGGAACCATCATCCCTCCCCGCTCAACCGCGCCTTCCGGAAGATGCAGGTCTTCTCCGCCGCCTTCATGGCCTTCTCCCACGGATCGAACGACGCGCAGAAATCGATGGGCATCATCACGCTCGCCCTCGTCTCCTACGGGGCGATGCCGGTCTTCCACGTCCCGCTGTGGGTGATCGCCTCCTGCGCCACGGCGATGGCGCTGGGGACCGCGATGGGGGGGTGGCGCATCATCAAGACCGTGGGTACCGACTTCGTGGAGCTGCAGCCGGTCCACGGCTTCTGCGCGGAAACGTCGTCGGCGGGGGTCATCCTCACCGCGACGGCGATGGGGATCCCGATCAGCACCACCCACGTCATCACCTCGGCGATCCTGGGGGTGGGGCTTTCCCAGGGGAGGAAGAAGGTGAACTGGTCGGTGGGGATCCGGATCGTATGGGCGTGGATCCTCACGATCCCCGCCTCGGCCGCCGCCGGGTATTTTGCCTTTCGCGTTCTCTCCCCCTTCCTCGTTAAAATGTAA
- a CDS encoding type II toxin-antitoxin system VapC family toxin → MTPTRVTHERQRVFALDTNIFIYHFEENPEYVGFTEALFERIESGRVKAVTSALTLHEVLTGARKAGDDRLFSLYRDLIGTFPNLHIIPFDARIAEISSDLRARYDLPTPDAIQVATALQQGAETFVTNDARLKRVREIRVTLPRKTG, encoded by the coding sequence GTGACGCCCACGCGCGTCACTCACGAACGTCAACGGGTCTTCGCCCTCGACACGAACATCTTCATCTATCACTTCGAGGAAAACCCGGAGTACGTCGGCTTCACGGAGGCGCTGTTCGAACGGATCGAATCCGGGCGCGTGAAGGCGGTCACCTCGGCCCTGACCCTGCACGAGGTGCTCACCGGCGCGCGCAAGGCGGGGGACGACCGGCTCTTCTCCCTCTACCGGGACCTGATCGGCACCTTCCCAAACCTGCATATCATCCCGTTCGACGCCCGGATCGCCGAGATCTCCTCGGACCTGCGCGCCCGCTACGACCTCCCGACCCCCGACGCGATCCAGGTCGCGACCGCCCTCCAGCAAGGTGCGGAAACGTTCGTGACGAACGACGCCCGCTTGAAGCGGGTCCGGGAGATCCGTGTCACCCTCCCGCGAAAGACCGGCTGA
- the mce gene encoding methylmalonyl-CoA epimerase gives MIRRIQHIGIAVRSLREAVPFYRDVLGLELVGTEEVADQKIRAAVFRVGESTLEVIESTAPDGPVGKFIEKNGEGIHHLCFEVGDAAAALSHAKGKGIRLIDETPRTGVHGMRVGFLHPKSTFGVLTEFAQEGEEGH, from the coding sequence ATGATCCGCAGGATCCAGCACATCGGCATCGCCGTCCGCAGCCTCCGGGAGGCGGTCCCCTTCTACCGGGACGTCCTCGGGCTGGAGCTGGTCGGGACCGAGGAGGTCGCGGACCAGAAGATCCGCGCCGCCGTCTTCCGCGTGGGGGAGAGCACGCTCGAGGTGATCGAGTCGACCGCCCCCGATGGGCCGGTGGGAAAGTTCATCGAGAAGAACGGCGAGGGGATCCACCACCTCTGCTTCGAGGTCGGCGACGCCGCCGCCGCCCTGTCGCACGCGAAGGGGAAGGGGATCCGGCTCATCGACGAGACGCCCCGGACGGGGGTCCACGGGATGCGGGTCGGTTTCCTCCACCCGAAGTCGACCTTCGGCGTGCTGACGGAGTTCGCGCAGGAAGGGGAAGAGGGGCATTGA
- a CDS encoding arsenate reductase ArsC translates to MTKSSKVFNVLFLCTGNSARSILAEALIGRLGKGRFRGFSAGSHPKGAVHHLALEILNSLKYPTEGYRSKGWEEFARPGAPDLDFVFTVCDNAAGEVCPVWPGSPVTAHWGVPDPVAVEGDELARKNAIRTAYRQLENRIRLFVNLRIEELDRLALKRKVDEIGDLDRG, encoded by the coding sequence ATGACGAAGAGTTCGAAGGTTTTCAACGTTCTGTTCCTGTGCACGGGGAACTCCGCCCGCAGCATCCTCGCCGAAGCCCTGATCGGGCGGCTCGGGAAAGGACGGTTCCGGGGATTCAGCGCCGGAAGCCACCCGAAAGGCGCCGTTCATCACCTGGCGCTGGAAATTCTCAATTCCCTCAAGTATCCGACGGAAGGGTACCGAAGCAAGGGGTGGGAGGAGTTCGCCCGCCCCGGGGCCCCCGATCTCGATTTCGTGTTCACCGTCTGCGACAACGCGGCGGGGGAGGTCTGTCCGGTCTGGCCGGGCTCCCCGGTAACGGCCCACTGGGGAGTGCCCGATCCCGTCGCCGTGGAAGGCGACGAACTCGCGAGGAAGAACGCCATCCGGACCGCCTACCGGCAGCTGGAAAACCGGATTCGCCTGTTCGTGAATCTTCGCATCGAGGAACTCGACCGCCTGGCTCTGAAGCGGAAGGTGGACGAGATCGGGGACCTTGACCGCGGCTGA
- a CDS encoding glycerophosphodiester phosphodiesterase produces MRPFFPGREPGRPVFVAHRGASDRALENSPAAFALAVSGGADMIEFDVRLSADGVPVVFHDDRTGRTAKGNLAVARTPAARLHAVRLKNGEKLPFLADVLEIVGGKVPVNIESKASGGIAAAAKALSDAGYGGELLLSSGLRGECVAARDLLPGIPCGLVTGRPSASDLAFCLRRGLSSIHPSRRLLTVLRLRSISMPGIAFLPYTVDDPVQAFALIDAGAAGVFSNRALTLREEWIRR; encoded by the coding sequence ATGCGTCCCTTTTTCCCAGGCCGGGAGCCGGGGCGGCCGGTCTTCGTCGCCCACCGCGGCGCGTCCGACCGCGCGCTCGAGAACTCCCCGGCCGCGTTCGCCCTGGCGGTTTCCGGCGGCGCCGACATGATCGAGTTCGACGTGCGGCTGTCGGCCGACGGCGTCCCGGTGGTGTTCCACGACGACCGGACGGGGAGGACGGCGAAGGGGAACCTGGCCGTCGCGCGCACGCCGGCGGCGCGCCTCCACGCCGTAAGGCTGAAGAACGGGGAGAAACTCCCGTTTCTCGCCGACGTGCTCGAGATCGTCGGGGGGAAGGTTCCGGTCAACATCGAATCGAAGGCGTCCGGCGGGATCGCCGCCGCCGCGAAGGCGCTATCCGACGCGGGATACGGAGGGGAGCTTCTCCTGTCGTCGGGACTTCGCGGCGAGTGCGTCGCCGCGCGGGACCTTCTCCCCGGGATCCCTTGCGGGCTGGTCACCGGTCGCCCGTCGGCGTCCGACCTCGCGTTCTGCCTCCGCCGCGGTCTCTCCTCGATCCACCCCAGCCGCCGGCTCCTCACCGTGCTGCGGCTTCGGAGCATATCGATGCCGGGCATCGCGTTCCTGCCGTACACGGTCGACGACCCGGTGCAGGCGTTCGCGCTGATCGACGCCGGCGCCGCCGGCGTCTTCTCCAACCGCGCCCTGACCCTTCGGGAGGAGTGGATCCGGCGATAA
- a CDS encoding metal ABC transporter substrate-binding protein codes for MVKRTLFLLWMVSALISPAFAEVKIVATLPWIGSIAREIGKDEVNIAVLVKPNQDPHYMEAKPSMVLAASKADVLMYNGLDLEAGYLPLIITASRNPDLQPGRKGNLDCSRYVEPIERPQGDIDRSMGDVHPLGNPHYHYSPPNILRVAGGMANALAALDRANADFYRANFKNFAERLKERQKKWHAASLKGKKFVAYHKMFEYLADEFGFQLVGYVEPKPGIPPSAGHIEKLIEEMKIGKPSGILMTSFYGKKASETLSAKTGVKVIDLPADVGSMAGTDDWFSFMDKVLSSLK; via the coding sequence ATGGTAAAGAGAACCCTTTTTCTCCTATGGATGGTGAGTGCGTTGATAAGCCCCGCGTTTGCGGAGGTGAAAATCGTTGCGACATTGCCCTGGATCGGCAGCATCGCCAGGGAGATCGGCAAGGACGAGGTCAACATCGCCGTTCTGGTCAAGCCGAACCAGGACCCGCATTATATGGAAGCCAAGCCCAGCATGGTGCTCGCCGCAAGCAAGGCCGACGTCCTCATGTATAACGGCCTGGATCTCGAAGCAGGCTATCTGCCCCTTATCATCACGGCGTCGAGGAACCCCGATCTGCAGCCGGGGCGGAAGGGGAACCTGGATTGTTCACGGTACGTCGAGCCGATCGAAAGGCCCCAGGGGGACATCGATCGGAGCATGGGGGACGTGCATCCTCTCGGCAATCCCCATTACCATTACTCGCCGCCGAATATCCTTCGGGTCGCGGGTGGAATGGCGAACGCCTTGGCCGCCCTGGACAGGGCCAATGCGGACTTCTACCGGGCGAATTTCAAGAACTTTGCCGAGCGGCTCAAAGAAAGGCAAAAGAAGTGGCACGCCGCGTCCCTCAAGGGGAAAAAATTCGTCGCTTATCACAAGATGTTCGAGTATCTGGCGGATGAATTCGGTTTTCAGCTCGTCGGGTATGTCGAGCCGAAACCGGGCATTCCCCCCTCCGCGGGACATATCGAAAAACTCATCGAGGAGATGAAGATCGGTAAACCGAGCGGCATTCTCATGACAAGCTTCTACGGAAAGAAAGCATCGGAAACCCTGTCGGCAAAGACCGGCGTGAAAGTCATCGATCTCCCTGCCGATGTCGGTTCCATGGCAGGGACGGACGACTGGTTCTCCTTCATGGACAAAGTACTTTCTTCCCTCAAATAA
- a CDS encoding nitronate monooxygenase family protein — MQLKHLPRAWKRGTDFLGTRYAIMCGAMTWVSEAGLVASISNEGGFGVLAGGNMPPEILAKEIAKTREKTPNPFGVNLITVAPAFKEHVEVVIREKCPYVFFAGSIPSGRDISAVKAAGLKLVCFAPVLSLAKRLIKQGVDALVIEGNEAGGHIGPVSTSVLAQEFLLGVTEVPVFVAGGIGTGEIIAQYLSLGAAGVQLGTRFVAAEECIAHPRFKEAFVRASARDAMPTSQFDPSLPTIPVRAILNEGTKDFNRLQFDLLNKVKAGEMPREEAQVRLEEFWVGALRRAVVEGDVEHGSLMAGQSVAFVKKIQPVREILDDLVEGAEAALSRMAGEG; from the coding sequence ATGCAGTTGAAACACTTGCCGCGTGCCTGGAAACGAGGGACCGATTTCCTCGGGACCCGGTACGCGATCATGTGCGGGGCGATGACCTGGGTCTCCGAGGCCGGCCTCGTCGCGTCCATCTCGAACGAGGGCGGGTTCGGCGTGCTCGCGGGCGGGAACATGCCGCCGGAGATCCTGGCGAAGGAGATCGCGAAGACGCGGGAGAAGACGCCGAACCCGTTCGGCGTGAACCTCATCACGGTCGCCCCCGCCTTCAAGGAGCACGTGGAGGTGGTGATCCGCGAGAAGTGCCCGTACGTCTTCTTCGCGGGAAGCATCCCGTCCGGGCGGGACATCTCGGCGGTCAAGGCCGCGGGGCTCAAGCTCGTCTGCTTCGCCCCGGTCCTGTCGCTCGCCAAGCGGCTGATCAAGCAGGGGGTCGACGCCCTGGTGATCGAGGGGAACGAGGCCGGGGGGCACATCGGCCCCGTGTCCACCTCCGTCCTGGCGCAGGAGTTCCTCCTGGGCGTCACGGAGGTCCCCGTCTTCGTGGCGGGCGGGATCGGCACCGGGGAGATCATCGCCCAATACCTTTCGCTGGGGGCCGCCGGGGTCCAGCTCGGGACGCGGTTCGTCGCCGCCGAGGAGTGCATCGCGCACCCCCGGTTCAAGGAGGCGTTCGTGCGGGCCTCGGCCCGCGACGCCATGCCCACCTCCCAGTTCGACCCGTCGCTGCCCACGATCCCCGTGCGGGCGATCCTCAACGAGGGGACGAAGGACTTCAACCGGCTCCAGTTCGACCTGCTGAACAAGGTGAAGGCCGGCGAGATGCCGCGCGAGGAGGCCCAGGTGAGGCTCGAGGAGTTCTGGGTCGGGGCGCTCCGGCGCGCTGTTGTCGAGGGGGATGTGGAGCACGGGTCGCTCATGGCGGGCCAGAGCGTGGCGTTCGTGAAGAAGATCCAGCCGGTGCGGGAGATCCTGGACGACCTGGTGGAGGGCGCCGAGGCGGCGCTCTCGCGCATGGCGGGGGAGGGGTGA
- a CDS encoding diacylglycerol kinase family lipid kinase → MIDVIHNPIAGPGVVNRIDRIRAYLSARGLPFRIRETAAPGDAVVMAREAAQAGADVVVAVGGDGTMNEVADGLAGSATRLAFVPHGTGNVFAREFSLPESVEGCLDLLSSGKTISVRMAKANDRRFVLLASAGFDAEVVERMNPRQKNLLGIAAYVLCGARHLLRSQSSLWLEFPGRERVEAQAVIVARGKKYGGNVTIAPGGDIEGETFQVIALLRKGRWPIAKFAIDALRGKHTGSPHVLVRESPSLFVRSRIPSACQVDGEYLGPLPVRFTVTDLLLRIVVPKEFPFPPAELQDVPP, encoded by the coding sequence ATGATCGACGTGATCCATAACCCCATCGCCGGCCCCGGGGTCGTGAACCGGATCGACCGGATCCGCGCGTACCTGTCGGCCCGCGGCCTCCCCTTCCGGATCCGGGAGACGGCCGCCCCCGGGGACGCCGTCGTGATGGCGCGCGAGGCGGCGCAGGCGGGGGCCGACGTCGTGGTCGCCGTCGGCGGGGACGGCACGATGAACGAGGTCGCGGACGGGCTGGCGGGCAGCGCCACCCGTCTCGCCTTCGTCCCCCACGGGACCGGGAACGTATTCGCCCGCGAGTTTTCCCTCCCCGAATCGGTGGAAGGGTGCCTCGACCTGCTCTCCTCCGGAAAGACGATCTCCGTACGGATGGCGAAGGCGAACGACCGGCGCTTCGTCCTGCTGGCCTCCGCGGGGTTCGACGCCGAGGTGGTGGAGCGGATGAACCCCCGCCAGAAGAACCTCCTCGGCATCGCCGCCTACGTCCTGTGCGGCGCGCGGCACCTCCTCCGTTCCCAGTCGTCCCTCTGGCTCGAGTTCCCGGGCCGCGAGCGGGTCGAAGCGCAGGCCGTCATCGTCGCCCGGGGGAAGAAGTACGGCGGAAACGTGACGATCGCGCCGGGCGGGGACATCGAAGGGGAGACCTTCCAGGTGATCGCCCTCTTGCGGAAGGGTCGCTGGCCGATCGCGAAGTTCGCCATCGACGCCCTCAGGGGGAAGCACACCGGCTCCCCCCACGTCCTGGTCCGGGAGAGCCCCTCCCTCTTCGTCCGCAGCAGGATCCCGTCCGCCTGCCAGGTCGACGGGGAGTATCTCGGGCCGCTTCCGGTCCGGTTCACGGTGACCGACCTCCTCCTGAGGATCGTCGTTCCGAAGGAATTCCCTTTCCCTCCGGCCGAGCTACAGGACGTGCCGCCGTGA
- a CDS encoding type II toxin-antitoxin system PrlF family antitoxin, producing MPLSSRLTSKCQVTVPKEIRMALRLTPGNLVHFAIEGGKAVLRPAPESHARALKGLGKNAWVSLGGADRFLRRERDSWE from the coding sequence ATGCCGCTGTCCAGCCGGTTGACGAGCAAATGCCAGGTCACGGTGCCGAAAGAGATCCGTATGGCGTTGCGCCTCACTCCGGGCAATCTCGTCCACTTCGCCATCGAGGGAGGGAAGGCGGTTCTCCGCCCGGCGCCGGAAAGCCACGCGCGTGCCTTGAAGGGGCTCGGTAAAAACGCCTGGGTTTCCCTGGGGGGCGCCGACCGCTTCCTGCGTCGGGAGAGGGATTCCTGGGAGTGA
- a CDS encoding DUF47 domain-containing protein has translation MFRIIPRDQEFFVLFQKASENIVEGAERLKDLLEQFDDLRERVRAIEEVEHKGDSLTHEIIKKLNTSFITPIDREDILALASSLDDVIDLIDAAATRMLLFKVTETTPHAKELGFLILKCVQELHKGILHLPSSKGRDHVYEHCVEVNSLENEADRVCRDAIAYLFEHEKDPITILKWKEIYETLETATDRCEDAANVLEGVALKNA, from the coding sequence ATGTTCCGGATCATTCCGCGGGACCAGGAGTTCTTCGTCCTCTTCCAGAAGGCGTCGGAGAACATCGTCGAGGGGGCGGAGCGGCTCAAGGATCTCCTTGAGCAGTTCGACGACCTGCGGGAGCGGGTCCGGGCGATCGAGGAGGTCGAGCACAAGGGCGATTCCCTCACCCACGAGATCATCAAGAAGCTGAACACCTCGTTCATCACGCCGATCGACCGGGAGGACATCCTCGCGCTGGCGTCGTCCCTCGACGACGTGATCGACCTGATCGACGCGGCGGCGACCCGGATGCTCCTCTTCAAGGTGACCGAGACCACCCCGCACGCGAAGGAACTGGGGTTCCTCATCCTCAAGTGCGTCCAGGAGCTGCACAAGGGGATCCTCCACCTTCCGTCGTCCAAGGGGCGGGACCACGTCTACGAGCATTGCGTCGAGGTGAACTCCCTCGAGAACGAGGCGGACCGTGTCTGCCGGGATGCGATCGCGTACCTCTTCGAGCACGAGAAGGATCCCATCACGATCCTCAAGTGGAAAGAGATCTACGAGACCCTCGAGACGGCGACCGACCGGTGCGAGGACGCCGCCAACGTGCTCGAGGGCGTGGCGCTCAAGAATGCCTGA
- a CDS encoding NAD(P)/FAD-dependent oxidoreductase, translating into MVKADEMFDITVVGAGPVGLYAAYYAGLRECRTKLIETYPQVGGRLISMYPEKEIFDVAGHRRIVAADLIRELTDQAMQYRPTVALNERVTGLRILGERVIELTTPAGAHYTQTAILAAGCGAFVPRKLDIPNLIDLEGHGIFYFLPSFEPLRGKKVLIVGGGNSAVDWALSLDGIASEVTLCHRMYKWQAHEAMVHRLLSSNVRVKYPYFTLKEVLGEEKVTGAVIWNERSGLEETIGVDAIVLSIGMLTNIEPFRRWGLNIVGSGIAVAPDMSTNLPGVYAAGDIVTYPGKVLLITAGSGEAATAVNTAKEYILSEELGR; encoded by the coding sequence ATGGTCAAGGCGGACGAGATGTTCGACATCACGGTCGTCGGCGCCGGACCCGTGGGGCTCTACGCGGCGTACTACGCGGGGCTGCGGGAGTGCCGCACCAAGCTGATCGAGACGTACCCCCAGGTCGGCGGGCGGCTGATCTCCATGTACCCGGAAAAGGAGATCTTCGACGTCGCGGGCCACCGCAGGATCGTCGCCGCGGACCTGATCCGCGAGTTGACCGACCAGGCGATGCAGTACCGGCCGACCGTCGCCCTCAACGAGCGGGTCACGGGGCTGCGGATCCTCGGAGAGCGCGTCATCGAACTGACGACGCCGGCGGGGGCCCACTACACCCAGACCGCGATCCTCGCCGCCGGCTGCGGCGCGTTCGTCCCCCGGAAGCTGGACATCCCGAACCTGATCGACCTCGAGGGGCACGGGATCTTCTACTTCCTTCCCTCGTTCGAGCCGCTCCGGGGGAAAAAGGTCCTGATCGTCGGCGGGGGGAACAGCGCGGTGGACTGGGCGCTCTCCCTCGACGGGATCGCGTCCGAGGTGACCCTTTGCCACCGGATGTACAAGTGGCAGGCCCACGAGGCGATGGTTCACCGTCTCCTCTCCTCCAACGTGCGCGTGAAGTACCCGTATTTCACGCTGAAGGAGGTGCTGGGCGAGGAGAAGGTGACCGGGGCGGTGATCTGGAACGAGCGCAGCGGGCTCGAGGAGACGATCGGGGTGGACGCGATCGTCCTGTCGATCGGGATGCTGACGAACATCGAACCGTTCCGCCGGTGGGGGCTGAACATCGTCGGCAGCGGGATCGCCGTCGCCCCCGACATGTCCACCAACCTCCCCGGCGTCTACGCGGCGGGGGACATCGTCACCTATCCCGGCAAGGTTCTCCTCATCACCGCGGGGTCGGGCGAGGCGGCCACGGCGGTCAACACCGCGAAGGAATACATCCTGAGCGAAGAGCTGGGACGTTAA
- a CDS encoding metal ABC transporter substrate-binding protein — translation MKKFVSLWIVFFLSLPSAEAIAAGKPLRVLTSFLPMYLFTKNTVGSAPGVSVDMMLPASLGCPHDYALVPSDMKKIAAADLFIVNGKGMEEFLGAPVRKANPKVAMVDTSAGVTPLRNEDGEEHGEFNPHTWVSPRNAVLQVRAIEQALSKASPENRDIFRRNADAYVKRLEGLTAEFDQAAKRFRNRNIVTFHNVFDYLARDAGLTIVGEIEAVPGQEPSAGEIHKLIETIRAKKAAAVFGEPQYPARLAGMVAREAGVPVRNLDPVATGSTSLTTYEDVMRDNLRVLQEVLGK, via the coding sequence ATGAAAAAATTCGTTTCGTTATGGATCGTCTTCTTCCTTTCGCTGCCATCCGCGGAGGCCATCGCCGCCGGGAAGCCGTTGCGCGTGCTCACCTCGTTCCTGCCCATGTATCTTTTCACGAAGAACACCGTCGGGTCGGCTCCCGGTGTCTCGGTCGACATGATGCTGCCCGCGTCGCTGGGTTGCCCGCACGACTACGCCCTGGTCCCATCCGACATGAAAAAGATCGCGGCGGCGGATCTTTTCATCGTCAACGGGAAAGGGATGGAAGAATTCCTCGGAGCCCCGGTCCGGAAGGCCAACCCGAAGGTCGCCATGGTGGACACGTCGGCGGGCGTCACGCCTCTCCGAAACGAGGACGGGGAGGAACATGGTGAATTCAACCCGCATACGTGGGTGAGTCCAAGAAACGCCGTCCTGCAGGTTCGGGCCATCGAGCAGGCGCTTTCGAAAGCGTCTCCGGAAAACCGGGATATCTTCCGCAGGAACGCGGACGCTTACGTGAAGCGGTTGGAGGGGTTGACGGCGGAATTCGATCAAGCCGCAAAACGGTTCCGGAATCGGAACATCGTGACGTTCCACAACGTCTTCGACTACCTTGCGCGCGACGCGGGCCTCACCATCGTCGGGGAGATCGAAGCCGTGCCGGGGCAGGAACCGTCGGCCGGAGAGATCCACAAACTGATCGAAACGATCAGGGCGAAAAAAGCGGCCGCGGTGTTCGGAGAACCGCAGTACCCGGCGCGGTTGGCCGGGATGGTGGCCAGGGAGGCGGGCGTGCCCGTCAGGAACCTTGACCCGGTCGCCACCGGCTCGACCTCGTTGACGACGTACGAGGACGTCATGCGCGACAATCTTCGCGTTCTGCAGGAAGTGCTTGGAAAATAA
- a CDS encoding response regulator transcription factor → MPRTILVVEDEKEIQDLLAHYLRKEGFSPILASDGEAAIFKARKEKPDLILLDILLPKADGLEVLRAIRSDETIGRTPVVMLTAKGDETDRVVGLELGADDYIPKPFSPREVVARIKAILRRTRPAAEEPRQATLTCRELRMDVDRHEVRNQGKPVALTSKEFRILQALLSSSGRVLTREAILSKVWGEDTHVIDRTVDVHIAKLRRKIPFLVKAIETVKDVGYKLRES, encoded by the coding sequence TTGCCGCGCACGATCCTCGTCGTCGAAGACGAAAAGGAGATCCAGGATCTGCTGGCGCACTATCTGCGCAAGGAGGGATTCTCCCCGATCCTCGCGTCGGACGGGGAAGCGGCGATTTTCAAGGCGAGGAAGGAGAAGCCGGACCTGATTCTCCTCGATATCCTCCTCCCGAAAGCCGACGGGTTGGAAGTGCTGCGCGCGATCCGGTCGGACGAAACGATCGGCAGGACGCCGGTGGTCATGCTGACCGCGAAGGGGGACGAGACGGACCGGGTCGTCGGGCTGGAACTTGGAGCGGACGACTATATCCCCAAGCCGTTCAGCCCCAGGGAGGTCGTGGCCCGGATCAAGGCGATCCTCCGCCGCACCCGTCCCGCGGCGGAGGAACCCCGGCAGGCCACGTTGACCTGCCGGGAGCTTCGGATGGACGTGGACCGCCACGAAGTCCGGAACCAGGGGAAGCCGGTTGCCCTTACCTCCAAGGAATTCCGCATCCTCCAGGCGCTCCTCTCCTCGTCGGGACGCGTCCTCACCCGCGAGGCGATCCTTTCGAAGGTCTGGGGGGAGGACACCCACGTGATCGACCGCACCGTCGACGTCCACATCGCGAAACTGCGCCGGAAGATCCCCTTTCTGGTCAAGGCCATCGAGACAGTCAAGGACGTCGGCTACAAGCTGCGGGAAAGCTGA